One Rosa chinensis cultivar Old Blush chromosome 5, RchiOBHm-V2, whole genome shotgun sequence genomic region harbors:
- the LOC112167483 gene encoding arogenate dehydratase/prephenate dehydratase 1, chloroplastic translates to MAVKGGSIWSCAKTPYSHQGISDLRSNRSGLGLNLSLRKWECCSLGVSLAHKAITPVEDEKPNLPGMESAGAIQRVEDNESTGFHKDMNLLPKPLTAADISPSPDDGSKVRVAYQGLPGAYSEAAALKAYPKCETVPCDQFEAAFKAVELWLVDKAVLPIENSVGGSIHRNYDLLLRHRLHIVGEVQLLVNHCLLGLPGARKEELKRVLSHPQALAQCEMTLSSLGIIRVSTDDTALAAQMVASTGLKDAGAVASSRAAEIYGLQILADKVQDDDDNITRFLILAREPIMPGTERQYKTSVVFTLEEGPGVLFKALAVFALRGINLTKIESRPQKQRPLRVVDDSNEGSAKYFDYLFYIDFEASMADPRAQNALGQLQEFASFLRVLGCYPMDIIP, encoded by the exons ATGGCTGTGAAGGGTGGCTCTATCTGGAGTTGTGCTAAAACCCCCTATTCTCATCAGGGTATTTCAGATTTGAGGTCTAATCGTTCTGGGTTGggtttgaatttgagtttgCGCAAATGGGAATGTTGCAGTTTGGGGGTTTCTTTGGCTCACAAAGCTATCACCCCAGTTGAAGATGAGAAGCCAAATTTGCCAGGGATGGAATCCGCAGGAGCAATTCAGAGGGTTGAGGATAATGAGTCTACGGGTTTTCACAAGGATATGAACCTTCTTCCTA AACCATTGACAGCAGCTGATATTTCTCCTTCGCCAGATGATGGTTCAAAAGTTAGAGTTGCTTATCAG GGGTTACCGGGGGCATATAGTGAGGCTGCTGCCCTAAAAGCTTACCCGAAGTGTGAAACTGTTCCATGTGACCAGTTTGAAGCTGCATTTAAG GCCGTTGAACTGTGGTTAGTGGATAAAGCAGTTCTTCCTATTGAGAATTCTGTTGGTGGAAGCATCCACCGTAATTATGACTTGCTTCTTCGCCATAGATTGCACATAGTTGGAGAGGTACAACTTCTAGTGAACCATTGCCTCTTGGGATTGCCCGGTGCAAGGAAAGAGGAACTAAAACGTGTTCTAAGCCATCCTCAG GCTCTTGCTCAATGTGAGATGACACTAAGCAGCTTAGGCATCATCCGAGTCAGTACCGATGACACTGCTCTTGCTGCGCAG ATGGTGGCCTCAACTGGCCTAAAAGATGCTGGTGCTGTTGCAAGTTCTCGAGCTGCAGAAATCTATGGGCTTCAGATTCTTGCAGATAAAGTTCAA GATGATGACGATAATATTACTCGCTTTCTGATACTCGCAAGAGAACCAATAATGCCAGGAACTGAGCGGCAATATAAG ACAAGCGTTGTTTTCACTCTAGAAGAAGGTCCTGGTGTACTATTCAAAGCCTTAGCAGTGTTTGCACTTAGGGGCATTAATTTGACAAAG ATTGAAAGTCGCCCCCAAAAACAACGTCCATTAAGGGTTGTTGATGATTCTAATGAAGGAAGTGCCAA GTATTTCGATTACCTCTTTTACATTGACTTCGAAGCTTCTATGGCAGATCCCCGTGCCCAAAATGCTTTGGGACAATTGCAG GAATTTGCAAGTTTTCTTCGTGTTCTTGGCTGCTACCCGATGGACATAATTCCGTAG
- the LOC112201545 gene encoding paired amphipathic helix protein Sin3-like 3 — protein sequence MVPLPEKEYSAEPQMMKEKSAGEEASSTKASWEKRSLEFIDSLRNFPWFKEYQNLMKDYKNKEIDLAILVEKMVELFKGRQELIAGFNKFLPETCQITLPAPTLLPRVRIVCQKRKRSDDSASDSDGGIDGGANDSKIRKVIRCDYKTEGRFRDKDKESDEGHHVFLGHESPTLSPRPRITVLSNKAKNNDDSTTDCDDAGSIDSKLRKVIAFVNKVEQRFRNNNDDGGDDDDTCQSYIEFFLDMVCKRNKSSPNRSIDADEEELQIYKKVATLLEGHSDLIDEFTQFLTEVPRVDSIIDFRKCKTCTPSYRLLPKNFPIPASTKRSKLASEVLNDRWVCVNTSPSTTSSTSRGGGRRINGKSQHEQELLDWEEEKYEHDMLEEYVNSAANNIATLIKEIKNESPTEIYLEEHLTEMNLRCIERLYGLRGRDMVDLLKNNIQAVLPVLLRRLKQKQKELKRKRSDLKQEWARLFPE from the coding sequence ATGGTTCCACTACCCGAAAAAGAGTATTCCGCAGAGCCGCAGATGATGAAGGAGAAGAGCGCAGGAGAAGAGGCCAGCAGCACCAAAGCGTCATGGGAGAAGCGCTCCCTCGAATTTATTGACTCCTTGAGGAACTTCCCATGGTTCAAGGAGTATCAGAACCTCATGAAAGACtacaagaacaaagaaatcgaCTTGGCAATTTTGGTGGAGAAGATGGTGGAATTGTTTAAAGGGCGCCAGGAGTTGATAGCAGGGTTCAATAAATTCTTGCCAGAAACATGTCAAATTACCCTACCAGCACCAACGCTACTACCTAGGGTTAGAATTGTTTGTCAAAAGAGGAAGCGCAGCGATGATAGTGCTAGTGATAGTGATGGTGGTATTGACGGTGGAGCTAACGACTCTAAGATTCGAAAAGTTATCAGGTGTGATTACAAGACTGAGGGAAGGTTTCGCGACAAAGATAAGGAAAGTGACGAAGGTCACCATGTTTTCTTGGGACACGAATCCCCAACTCTGTCACCAAGACCTAGGATTACAGTTCTTTCAAACAAGGCGAAGAACAATGATGATAGTACCACTGATTGTGATGACGCTGGATCTATAGATTCTAAACTTCGGAAAGTTATTGCTTTTGTGAACAAGGTCGAGCAAAGGTTCCGCAACAACAATGATGATGGTGGTGACGATGATGATACTTGTCAATCCTATATAGAGTTTTTCTTGGATATGGTCTGCAAAAGGAACAAATCATCACCCAATAGGTCTATCGATGCTGATGAAGAAGAGCTTCAGATTTACAAGAAGGTTGCAACACTTTTGGAAGGCCACTCGGACTTAATTGATGAGTTCACCCAGTTTTTAACTGAAGTGCCTAGAGTCGACTCCATCATTGATTTCCGTAAGTGCAAGACTTGCACTCCAAGCTACCGTCTTTTGCCAAAAAATTTCCCCATTCCTGCTTCTACCAAAAGATCGAAGCTAGCTTCTGAAGTATTAAATGATCGTTGGGTATGCGTTAACACTAGTCCTAGTACTACTAGTTCTACTTCAAGAGGAGGTGGACGACGCATAAACGGCAAATCGCAGCATGAGCAAGAACTATTAGACTGGGAAGAAGAAAAGTATGAACATGATATGTTGGAAGAGTATGTGAATTCGGCCGCAAATAATATCGCAACGCTAATAAAAGAGATCAAAAACGAGAGTCCGACGGAGATTTATCTTGAAGAACATCTCACGGAGATGAATTTGAGGTGCATTGAGAGATTGTATGGTCTGCGAGGGCGTGACATGGTTGATTTGTTGAAGAACAATATTCAAGCGGTTTTGCCTGTTTTATTAAGACGGTTGAAGCAAAAGCAGAAAGAACTGAAACGAAAACGGTCTGATCTAAAACAAGAGTGGGCTCGTTTATTTCCTGAGTAA